One Alligator mississippiensis isolate rAllMis1 chromosome 1, rAllMis1, whole genome shotgun sequence genomic window carries:
- the LNP1 gene encoding leukemia NUP98 fusion partner 1 — MEDEEDDDVSFAKWMSSYWGHSLIDEHEKEGRGFRQRQSRVFSERRASLPAKLSSIHMTRLRESTKAPSSSHLRGCKEVREDQDMKCHCHVKECRMPSMEGPCPETREPHSRTNSIQELSESFKKQLHFKSKRSISLPPEGMMERTERERLGIPKSRSRKKMGERMEPKRGKEEESPQASGGKHN, encoded by the exons ATGGAAGATGAAGAGGATGATGATGTTTCCTTTGCAAAATGGATGAGCAGTTACTGGGGCCACAGCTTAATTGATGAGCATGAGAAAGAGGGCAGAGGCTTTCGGCAACGCCAGTCCCGAGTGTTTAGTGAGAGGAGAGCTTCCCTTCCG GCCAAGCTTTCATCTATCCACATGACAAGACTTCGTGAGTCAACAAAGGCCCCGTCCTCAAGTCACCTGAGAGGCTGCAAGGAAGTACGAGAAGACCAAGATATGAAATGCCATTGTCATGTGAAGGAATGCAGAATGCCTTCCATGGAGGGCCCCTGCCCTGAGACAAGAGAACCACACAGTAGAACAAATTCCATCCAGGAACTTTCAGAATCCTTTAAGAAACAACTGCATTTCAAAAGCAAACGCTCAATTTCTTTG CCACCTGAGGGCATGATGGAGAGAACAGAAAGAGAAAGACTAGGCATACCCAAGAGCAGGTCTCGCAAGAAAATGGGAGAAAGAATGGAGccaaagagagggaaggaagaagaaagccCACAGGCCTCTGGTGGAAAACACAATTAA